A genomic stretch from Sphingomonas sp. HDW15A includes:
- a CDS encoding isoaspartyl peptidase/L-asparaginase, with product MSWTLVIHGGCGAMRPANLSPEVEERSRAGLDNALDAGRAILAEGGSAIDAVEAAARVLEDDPCFNAGRGSVLTADGHVELDAAIMDGRDRNAGAVAGLRTTRSPIRAARAAMERSPHILLTYDQADVFAREQGLEQVDNDYFITPERKAQLDKVLAAGGNFDADIKYGTIGAVAADSQGHVAAATSTGGLTAKRWGRVGDSPLIGAGTYADDRACAVSATGLGEAFIRAVGGHQLAMRMLLSGESLQAALDAVLADVGALGGTGGLIAVAPSGEAAWGFTTPGMYRAMASGNGERHVAVYDEVTER from the coding sequence ATGAGCTGGACCCTCGTGATTCACGGCGGCTGCGGCGCGATGCGCCCGGCCAATCTTTCCCCCGAAGTCGAGGAACGTTCGCGCGCCGGTCTCGATAACGCGCTCGATGCCGGGCGAGCGATCCTTGCGGAAGGCGGCTCGGCGATCGATGCGGTCGAGGCTGCGGCGCGCGTGCTGGAAGACGACCCATGTTTCAATGCCGGGCGTGGAAGCGTGCTGACCGCCGACGGTCACGTCGAGCTCGACGCTGCCATCATGGATGGACGGGACCGAAACGCCGGCGCGGTCGCCGGACTTCGCACGACCCGCTCGCCGATCCGGGCGGCACGGGCGGCGATGGAGCGTAGTCCCCACATATTGCTAACGTACGATCAGGCTGACGTCTTTGCCCGCGAGCAGGGGCTGGAGCAGGTCGACAACGACTATTTCATCACGCCCGAGCGCAAGGCCCAGCTCGACAAGGTGTTGGCCGCGGGCGGCAACTTCGACGCCGACATCAAGTATGGGACGATCGGCGCAGTCGCTGCCGATAGCCAAGGCCATGTCGCGGCAGCAACCTCGACCGGTGGACTGACAGCCAAGAGGTGGGGCCGCGTCGGCGATTCGCCGCTGATCGGTGCCGGGACTTACGCCGACGACCGCGCTTGCGCCGTGAGCGCGACCGGCCTTGGCGAGGCCTTCATTCGCGCCGTCGGCGGGCACCAGCTGGCGATGCGCATGTTGCTTTCGGGCGAATCGTTACAAGCGGCGCTCGACGCTGTGCTCGCCGATGTCGGAGCGCTCGGAGGTACCGGCGGCTTGATCGCGGTTGCGCCATCGGGCGAAGCGGCGTGGGGCTTCACCACACCCGGAATGTATCGGGCAATGGCGAGCGGCAATGGCGAGCGGCACGTCGCTGTCTACGACGAGGTGACGGAGCGATAG
- a CDS encoding SPFH domain-containing protein, translating to MVDSIIALTSNRERPASTSNGYLWLLVMLLSLAVFAWGFRQVIADRPDTLSIWAMIAGIVVFVFVSCGFYMLQPNQAAAITLFGDYKGTDRTTGLRWVLPWLMRKKVSVRAHNFISDKIKVNDLRGNPIEMAAQIVWRVVDTAQALFDVDDYKEFVRVQVEAAIRTIGARYPYDDFDHKDVTLRGHVDEVGVELLKELRARLSVAGITIDECGFTHLAYAQEIAGAMLRRQQAQAVVAARQTLVEGAVGMVEMALEQLSEKNVVHLDDERRAAMVSNLMVVLCGERDTQPVVNAGSLYQ from the coding sequence ATGGTCGACTCGATCATTGCGCTGACGTCCAACCGGGAGAGGCCCGCTTCGACGTCCAATGGTTATCTCTGGCTGCTGGTAATGCTGCTGTCGCTTGCGGTCTTCGCTTGGGGCTTCAGGCAAGTGATCGCCGACCGGCCCGACACCTTATCGATCTGGGCAATGATCGCCGGGATCGTGGTGTTCGTTTTCGTGTCGTGCGGTTTCTACATGCTCCAGCCCAACCAGGCGGCGGCAATCACCCTGTTCGGCGATTATAAGGGGACAGATCGCACCACCGGCCTTCGCTGGGTGCTTCCGTGGCTGATGCGCAAGAAGGTGTCGGTCCGTGCCCACAACTTCATTTCGGACAAGATCAAGGTCAACGACCTGCGCGGCAATCCGATAGAGATGGCGGCGCAGATCGTCTGGCGCGTAGTCGACACGGCCCAGGCCCTGTTCGATGTCGATGACTACAAGGAATTTGTCCGGGTCCAGGTCGAGGCCGCGATCCGAACCATCGGCGCCCGCTATCCCTATGACGATTTCGATCACAAGGACGTCACCTTGCGCGGCCATGTCGACGAGGTGGGGGTCGAACTTCTGAAGGAGCTTCGCGCCCGGCTGTCGGTCGCCGGAATCACCATCGACGAGTGCGGCTTCACCCACCTCGCCTATGCGCAGGAAATCGCCGGAGCGATGCTCCGCCGGCAGCAGGCGCAGGCGGTCGTTGCAGCCCGCCAGACCCTGGTCGAAGGCGCTGTTGGAATGGTGGAAATGGCGCTCGAGCAATTGTCGGAGAAGAACGTCGTCCATCTCGACGACGAGCGGCGAGCAGCGATGGTCTCGAACCTGATGGTCGTGCTGTGCGGTGAGCGGGACACGCAGCCAGTGGTCAACGCTGGCTCGCTCTACCAATAA
- a CDS encoding toxin-antitoxin system HicB family antitoxin: protein MPERKAFPLRVDPALWAAVERLAATDLRSVNAEVECLLREALKARGVKLEAPKPVRRGRPPKGG from the coding sequence TTGCCCGAACGTAAAGCCTTTCCACTGCGGGTCGATCCCGCCCTTTGGGCGGCGGTCGAACGGCTGGCCGCGACCGACCTGAGATCGGTCAATGCCGAAGTCGAGTGCCTGCTGCGAGAGGCATTGAAGGCGCGCGGAGTGAAATTGGAAGCGCCCAAGCCGGTCCGCCGTGGCCGGCCGCCGAAGGGAGGCTGA
- a CDS encoding alpha/beta fold hydrolase — protein sequence MIALTLASALAASTITAPGPNGPLEGTFIDAGKGAPIVLIVPGSGPTDRDGNNPLGVTAAPYRMLAEALAGNGVSSVRIDKRGMFGSKGAIPDANKVTIADYAADVHNWAKVIRQRTESKCVWVAGHSEGGVVALAAGQDKSDLCGIVAISAMGRKFGTVLREQLRANPANAPILSAAEKAIDELEAGRDVPTTSLPPVLMGLFNPAVQPFLKDLMAHDSAALAASLKLPLLILSGDLDIQTPVADAKALAAAQPTAKLVIANGVNHVLKSPDGTDRAANLATYGDPARPISPAIVNAVAGFVKAKR from the coding sequence ATGATCGCGTTAACACTGGCTTCCGCGCTTGCGGCTTCGACCATTACCGCGCCGGGCCCGAACGGACCGCTGGAAGGGACCTTCATCGACGCCGGCAAAGGTGCGCCAATCGTCCTCATCGTCCCGGGCTCGGGACCGACGGACCGGGATGGGAACAATCCGTTGGGGGTCACGGCCGCGCCTTACCGAATGCTTGCTGAAGCGCTCGCCGGCAATGGGGTCAGCTCGGTCCGAATCGACAAGCGCGGCATGTTCGGAAGCAAGGGCGCGATTCCCGACGCCAATAAGGTCACCATCGCCGATTATGCCGCCGACGTTCACAATTGGGCGAAGGTGATCCGGCAGCGAACCGAATCCAAATGCGTGTGGGTCGCAGGACATAGCGAGGGCGGCGTCGTTGCGTTGGCCGCGGGTCAGGACAAGAGCGATCTGTGCGGAATCGTCGCGATATCGGCAATGGGTCGAAAATTCGGGACGGTCCTTCGCGAGCAATTGCGCGCGAACCCGGCCAACGCCCCGATTCTCTCCGCTGCCGAAAAGGCGATCGACGAGCTGGAGGCCGGGCGGGACGTGCCCACCACTTCCTTGCCGCCCGTGCTGATGGGTCTGTTCAATCCCGCCGTTCAACCGTTCCTCAAGGATCTTATGGCGCACGATTCTGCTGCGCTCGCCGCCTCGCTGAAGCTGCCGCTGCTGATCTTGAGCGGTGACCTCGACATCCAGACTCCGGTGGCTGACGCCAAGGCGCTGGCCGCGGCACAGCCCACAGCAAAGCTTGTCATCGCCAATGGCGTCAATCACGTCCTCAAGTCGCCTGATGGCACGGACCGCGCGGCCAACCTCGCGACCTATGGCGATCCGGCGCGGCCGATCTCGCCTGCAATCGTGAATGCCGTCGCGGGTTTTGTGAAAGCGAAACGCTAG
- a CDS encoding S1/P1 nuclease yields the protein MPCRARRADHLFVPAAAWWEYGHETVGRIAFEAARPETRAALRKLMAQGRLLETPDCSVATIEKLSYWPDCVKPLAERFSYASPWHYQNVDICKPFDLKAACKDGNCVSAQIERQSRLLADRTVPTRERLMALAFLVHFVGDLHNPMHAGDRGDRGGNDVKANYGRVGGRTNLHSIWDGYLAERAISTPPGGAHALLASIPSSERPALAAGTVEDWSREQWESARKFAYASLVGDPCGAKPEARPTLDEPDVRALIPELRRGVVAGGLRLARLLDDALLHGKAPGQRDR from the coding sequence ATTCCTTGCCGCGCTCGCCGCGCTGATCACCTTTTCGTCCCCGCCGCCGCATGGTGGGAATATGGCCACGAGACCGTTGGCCGGATAGCATTCGAGGCGGCTCGGCCGGAGACTCGCGCAGCGCTTCGCAAACTCATGGCGCAGGGAAGGCTGCTCGAAACGCCGGACTGTTCCGTCGCGACGATCGAGAAGCTCAGCTACTGGCCGGATTGCGTGAAGCCGCTTGCCGAGCGCTTCAGCTACGCCTCGCCCTGGCACTACCAGAATGTCGACATCTGCAAGCCGTTCGACCTCAAGGCGGCCTGCAAGGACGGCAATTGCGTCTCTGCGCAGATCGAGCGGCAGTCGCGGCTGCTTGCCGACCGTACGGTGCCGACCCGCGAGCGGCTGATGGCGCTGGCGTTCCTCGTCCACTTCGTCGGTGACCTGCACAATCCGATGCACGCCGGCGACCGCGGCGACCGGGGTGGCAACGATGTCAAAGCCAATTACGGGCGAGTGGGCGGACGTACCAATTTGCACAGCATCTGGGACGGCTACCTCGCGGAGCGCGCCATCTCGACCCCACCCGGCGGAGCCCACGCGTTGCTTGCGTCAATTCCGTCATCGGAGCGGCCGGCTCTGGCCGCCGGAACGGTTGAGGACTGGAGCCGCGAGCAATGGGAATCCGCGCGCAAGTTCGCTTACGCCTCGCTTGTCGGCGACCCATGCGGTGCGAAGCCCGAAGCTCGGCCGACCCTCGACGAACCCGACGTTCGCGCGCTGATCCCCGAGCTTCGCCGCGGGGTCGTCGCCGGCGGCCTCCGCCTCGCCCGCCTGCTGGACGATGCGCTTCTCCACGGCAAGGCCCCGGGCCAGCGCGACCGCTAG
- a CDS encoding DUF4231 domain-containing protein: MTSNTVRAGPPGLPLALTVGVTGHRRAAIDPKRGPQIAQEIGVILDLIEQSMLSFQARMAGSGAFDEGPPTITLASPLADGADQIAAQAAIERGWRLQAILPFAREEYQRDFEHEDPAQVFEDLLTRADCVLELPGSREEEPAAYLLAGRATVAHCDILVALWDGAPPRGRGGTAEIVENAVVAGVPVVHVPVQPDRETTMLWTAFDPQVMTRSGYERAIRRPFNRERLDFVIEGMIGPPGDNLERFHYQEFRCERPPRFSARIEFPLLLSLAGVRRLRIESLRDSDCRRAIADEWDNYRRSCLSCQGTDAPLDLLEQAYAWSDRLASHYAQTFRSGHVFNFVLAATAALIGLSAFLAPQHQLMLAIAEFLVASAVIANTLLGSKREWQRRWLDYRQLAERLRPMRSLKMLGVAAPDNPASRTDPLPRRWVEWYAAGLWRAMGCPAGRLEQDSAAKLIATVRELEVDSQIAYNERAAFQAEQLDTRLGRLFNILFIATLITALAIIIGKAVSPDWVAAHQNWLSLISTGLPATATAVFGIRSQGDFAGSAQRSQSTAQTLKAIASHLDEEAGDLSRSADLIEQAARAMLQDLEEWRLVIKRSELEMV, translated from the coding sequence ATGACCTCCAACACCGTCAGGGCGGGCCCGCCCGGATTGCCGCTCGCCCTGACGGTTGGAGTAACTGGACATCGGCGGGCGGCGATCGATCCAAAGCGCGGTCCGCAGATCGCCCAGGAAATCGGCGTGATCCTCGACCTTATCGAACAATCGATGCTCTCGTTTCAGGCGCGCATGGCGGGAAGCGGGGCATTCGATGAAGGCCCACCGACGATCACTCTTGCCTCACCGCTCGCCGACGGCGCCGACCAGATCGCGGCACAGGCGGCGATCGAACGCGGCTGGAGGCTACAGGCGATCCTGCCATTCGCCCGCGAGGAATATCAGCGCGACTTCGAGCATGAGGACCCGGCGCAAGTTTTCGAGGATCTGCTGACCCGCGCCGATTGCGTTCTGGAATTGCCGGGCAGCCGCGAAGAGGAACCGGCCGCCTACCTGCTCGCCGGCCGGGCCACGGTCGCGCACTGCGACATTCTCGTCGCGCTATGGGACGGTGCTCCACCGCGAGGACGAGGCGGCACCGCGGAAATCGTCGAGAACGCCGTCGTCGCCGGGGTCCCAGTCGTCCACGTGCCGGTCCAGCCGGATCGGGAGACTACTATGCTGTGGACGGCATTCGACCCGCAGGTGATGACCCGCAGCGGCTATGAGCGAGCGATCCGCAGGCCATTCAACCGCGAGCGGCTCGACTTTGTAATCGAAGGCATGATCGGACCGCCCGGAGACAATCTAGAGCGCTTTCATTATCAGGAATTTCGCTGCGAACGCCCGCCGCGGTTCAGTGCGCGGATCGAATTCCCGCTCCTGCTCAGCCTGGCTGGAGTGCGCCGCCTGCGGATCGAATCCCTTCGCGATTCCGATTGCCGTCGGGCAATTGCCGATGAATGGGACAACTACCGGCGCTCTTGCTTGAGCTGTCAAGGAACCGACGCACCGCTCGACCTGCTCGAACAGGCCTACGCCTGGAGCGATCGCCTGGCGAGCCATTATGCCCAGACCTTTCGAAGCGGGCACGTCTTCAATTTCGTCCTCGCCGCGACCGCCGCGCTGATTGGCCTTTCGGCATTCCTCGCACCGCAGCATCAGCTGATGCTGGCGATTGCCGAATTCCTTGTTGCTTCGGCGGTCATCGCCAACACCTTGCTCGGCTCGAAGCGCGAGTGGCAGCGGCGATGGCTCGATTATCGCCAGCTTGCCGAACGGCTTAGGCCGATGCGCAGCCTTAAGATGCTGGGCGTAGCCGCGCCCGACAATCCCGCATCCCGCACCGATCCGCTGCCGAGACGCTGGGTGGAATGGTACGCGGCCGGACTCTGGCGGGCGATGGGTTGCCCGGCCGGCCGCCTGGAGCAGGACAGCGCGGCGAAGCTCATCGCTACCGTGCGAGAGCTCGAGGTGGACAGCCAGATCGCCTATAACGAGCGTGCCGCCTTCCAGGCGGAGCAACTCGACACGCGCCTCGGCCGACTGTTCAACATCCTGTTCATCGCAACTCTGATCACGGCCTTGGCGATCATCATCGGGAAAGCGGTGTCGCCGGACTGGGTGGCCGCCCATCAGAACTGGCTCAGCCTGATTTCCACCGGCCTTCCAGCGACAGCCACTGCGGTGTTTGGAATTCGCAGCCAGGGCGACTTCGCCGGTAGTGCACAACGTTCGCAATCGACCGCCCAAACCTTGAAGGCCATTGCGTCGCATCTCGACGAGGAAGCCGGCGACCTCTCGCGATCTGCCGACCTCATCGAGCAGGCTGCCCGCGCCATGCTCCAAGATCTCGAGGAGTGGCGGCTGGTCATCAAGCGCTCGGAGCTGGAAATGGTTTAA
- a CDS encoding TIR domain-containing protein, whose amino-acid sequence MNRFTPIANAATRPRRRRSARRYWAFLSYAHEDSKAATRLHNWLERYRVPKELVGSPHPLGTIPKRLTPVFRDRQELAASNNLGREIQEALKASSCFIVLCSPQAAQSRWVDEEIRDFKRLHGEDRVFAAILDGEPFSGDPATECFPPALRQRIAPDGRDTGEPAEPIAADLRVEGDGWRGGLLKIVAGMLDVGLDDLVQRDQQRRQRRMVWMAAASLAGMTVTSGLALFALDQRNAAREERREAEGLVEFMLGDLRNKLEPIGKLEALDGVGGRILAYYSKQDASELDDAGLLQRSKALTLTAQVAFARQDFNSAERLYREALAGTGEAVERNPGDPQRLFDHAQNVFYISELARLRGRLNEAEAATREYQRLADRMVAIEPTNLKWRLETVYAAENMAIVLLNKRQFAETSRRMEAVLGPMLAIARAYPDNNEYQRELSNVLAWLADARRDGGQLAEAKAARERQIAILTDHLSRGGDNVQFQDPLLTARRALGNLLADTGQLEQSARQFRLAIVEATKLIQIEPENGIWKGNSALARLELARVLIDLDRITQAKGIAEEGCGLIAEMRLRAPNASDWHEAQTNCELVRARLSLADGSLNEALTHAGRALESARSEPNADPLRTRYRIATTYRLIGDIRRRTGDGKAAREAWVAGFAQLPSNVPERPREMNERMQLLERLGRTAESRAVAARLEKMKFRSLT is encoded by the coding sequence GTGAATCGATTCACGCCAATCGCAAATGCCGCTACCAGACCAAGAAGGCGCAGGTCCGCCCGGCGCTATTGGGCATTCCTGAGCTATGCCCATGAAGATTCGAAAGCCGCAACAAGGCTCCACAACTGGCTGGAGCGGTACCGTGTCCCCAAGGAGCTGGTCGGGAGCCCGCATCCGCTAGGCACCATCCCAAAACGTTTGACACCGGTCTTCCGCGACCGCCAGGAGCTCGCTGCTTCGAACAACCTCGGACGCGAGATCCAGGAAGCGTTAAAAGCCTCCAGCTGCTTCATCGTTCTGTGCTCGCCCCAGGCCGCGCAGTCGCGCTGGGTCGACGAGGAAATACGCGACTTCAAGCGCCTTCACGGCGAAGACCGGGTGTTTGCCGCCATTCTGGACGGCGAGCCGTTCTCGGGTGACCCGGCCACCGAATGCTTTCCGCCCGCCCTTCGCCAGCGAATTGCGCCCGACGGAAGGGACACAGGCGAACCTGCCGAGCCGATCGCCGCCGACCTTCGCGTGGAAGGCGATGGATGGCGCGGCGGGCTCCTCAAGATCGTTGCGGGCATGCTCGATGTCGGGCTCGACGATCTCGTGCAGCGCGACCAGCAGCGGCGGCAGAGGAGGATGGTCTGGATGGCCGCTGCATCGCTTGCCGGAATGACCGTCACCAGCGGCCTCGCACTCTTCGCCCTCGACCAACGCAACGCAGCCCGCGAGGAACGGCGCGAGGCCGAAGGGCTGGTGGAGTTCATGCTCGGCGATCTCAGGAACAAGCTCGAGCCGATCGGGAAGCTCGAAGCGCTCGACGGGGTCGGTGGACGAATACTCGCTTATTACAGCAAGCAGGACGCTTCAGAACTCGACGATGCCGGGCTTCTCCAGCGCTCCAAGGCTTTGACCTTGACTGCACAAGTCGCTTTCGCTCGGCAGGACTTCAATTCTGCCGAAAGGCTTTACCGCGAGGCGCTGGCCGGCACGGGCGAGGCGGTCGAGCGCAATCCGGGCGATCCACAGAGGCTGTTCGACCATGCGCAGAATGTCTTTTACATCAGTGAGCTCGCCCGCCTTCGCGGTCGACTGAACGAGGCGGAAGCGGCGACCCGCGAATACCAGCGCCTCGCCGACCGGATGGTGGCGATCGAACCCACAAACCTGAAATGGCGGCTGGAAACCGTATACGCCGCCGAAAACATGGCCATCGTGTTGCTCAACAAGCGTCAATTCGCCGAGACTTCGAGGCGGATGGAAGCCGTGCTTGGGCCGATGTTAGCCATCGCGCGCGCATATCCTGACAATAACGAATATCAGCGTGAACTCAGCAATGTTCTGGCCTGGCTGGCCGATGCGAGACGCGACGGAGGCCAGTTGGCGGAGGCGAAAGCAGCGCGTGAACGGCAAATCGCAATACTCACCGACCATCTGTCGCGTGGTGGCGACAACGTCCAATTCCAGGATCCGTTGCTGACGGCACGACGGGCGCTCGGCAACTTGCTGGCCGACACCGGCCAGCTCGAGCAGTCCGCACGCCAGTTCCGGCTCGCGATCGTGGAAGCCACCAAGCTTATCCAGATCGAGCCTGAGAACGGAATCTGGAAAGGCAATTCCGCACTTGCGCGTCTGGAGTTAGCCAGGGTTCTTATCGATCTCGATCGTATTACGCAGGCAAAAGGCATCGCCGAAGAGGGCTGCGGCCTTATCGCCGAAATGCGACTTCGGGCGCCCAACGCATCCGACTGGCACGAGGCACAGACGAATTGCGAACTGGTGCGGGCCCGGCTTTCGCTCGCCGACGGATCACTCAACGAAGCCTTGACCCACGCAGGCCGTGCCCTGGAATCCGCGAGGAGCGAACCCAACGCCGACCCGCTGAGGACACGTTACCGGATTGCCACGACGTATAGGCTGATCGGCGACATTCGTCGCCGAACGGGCGATGGGAAGGCCGCTCGCGAGGCCTGGGTTGCCGGCTTTGCACAACTGCCTTCCAACGTGCCGGAACGACCGCGCGAAATGAACGAACGCATGCAATTGCTTGAGCGGTTGGGTCGCACAGCCGAATCGCGGGCGGTGGCGGCGCGGCTCGAAAAGATGAAATTTCGGAGTTTAACATGA
- a CDS encoding NAD(P)-binding protein, with translation MERLDTNYLIIGSGCSGLAFADTLLDQTDADIIIADRHAKPGGHWNDAYGFVRLHQPSAFYGVNSLELSDGTVDQIGLNQGMLHLASGAQVSAYFETFMERHLLPSGRVRYLPLTEWVGDGRLRSILGGEEREVAYRKLVDSTYYGTTVPSTHRPKFEVVGDARLVPPNVLPALWKERDDVPSAFVILGAGKTGMDTVAWLLQAGVMQQAIHWVRPRDAWLLNRAKLQPGLANFEDSIGGQLALMTAWAEASDVDELFEKLEAANYVLRIDRHTRPTMFHYATSSRAEVDLLATVETVIRDGHVKRIEPGRLVFEAGERGSPQMPCSSTAPRLPSPAIRLCPYGSTTGSPCRWSGSRSRRSVRR, from the coding sequence GTGGAACGGCTCGACACCAACTATCTCATCATCGGCAGCGGATGCTCGGGGCTCGCCTTCGCCGATACACTTCTCGACCAGACCGATGCGGACATCATCATCGCCGACCGCCATGCCAAGCCGGGCGGGCACTGGAACGATGCCTACGGCTTCGTCCGCCTTCATCAGCCCTCAGCTTTCTATGGCGTTAACTCGCTCGAACTGAGCGACGGTACAGTAGATCAAATCGGGCTCAATCAGGGCATGCTGCACCTCGCCAGCGGCGCGCAGGTTTCCGCCTATTTCGAAACGTTTATGGAACGACATCTGCTGCCCAGCGGACGTGTGCGCTATTTGCCCCTGACCGAATGGGTGGGCGATGGCCGGCTGCGCAGCATCTTGGGCGGCGAGGAGCGTGAGGTCGCGTACCGCAAGCTCGTCGATTCCACGTATTACGGGACGACCGTGCCCTCCACGCACCGTCCGAAGTTCGAGGTTGTTGGCGACGCCCGGCTAGTCCCGCCAAACGTGCTCCCGGCTTTGTGGAAGGAGCGCGACGACGTGCCATCGGCATTCGTCATTCTCGGCGCGGGAAAGACGGGAATGGATACCGTCGCCTGGCTGCTCCAGGCTGGCGTTATGCAACAGGCCATTCATTGGGTGCGGCCTCGCGACGCATGGCTGCTAAATCGCGCAAAGCTTCAGCCCGGCCTCGCCAACTTTGAAGACTCGATCGGCGGCCAGTTGGCGCTGATGACGGCCTGGGCCGAGGCCAGCGATGTCGACGAGTTGTTCGAAAAACTGGAAGCGGCCAACTACGTGCTACGGATCGATCGGCACACGCGGCCAACCATGTTTCATTACGCGACGAGCTCGCGCGCCGAGGTCGACCTGCTGGCCACAGTGGAAACGGTAATTCGCGACGGGCATGTTAAGCGGATCGAGCCGGGCCGGTTGGTGTTCGAGGCAGGCGAGCGGGGGTCCCCGCAGATGCCTTGTTCGTCGACTGCACCGCGCCTGCCATCACCCGCAATCCGCCTGTGCCCTTATGGCAGCACGACCGGATCACCCTGCAGATGGTCCGGATCCCGCAGCCGGCGTTCAGTGCGGCGCTGA
- a CDS encoding TIGR02281 family clan AA aspartic protease, whose translation MMLRLYAIVIAVGLAAGLLLPGPSSQKLPEARPVRTISVAAPAQPAASAPIANGPWTTLQRQDNGHFFARAQVNGQSVDFLIDTGATAVALTESDARRLGIVLDPANYRVVGSGASGAVYGQFVTLDSVSLEGKRVEQVSGAVLKGSEVSLLGQSFLSRMGHIEISGDRMIIR comes from the coding sequence ATGATGCTGCGCCTCTATGCCATCGTCATCGCTGTCGGTCTCGCAGCCGGGTTGCTGCTGCCAGGCCCGTCGTCGCAAAAGTTGCCGGAGGCACGGCCTGTTCGGACGATCTCCGTCGCCGCGCCGGCACAACCAGCCGCTTCGGCGCCAATTGCTAACGGCCCGTGGACCACGCTCCAGCGGCAGGACAATGGTCATTTTTTTGCGCGGGCCCAGGTGAACGGGCAGAGCGTCGATTTCCTCATCGATACCGGCGCGACGGCAGTAGCTCTGACCGAGAGCGATGCGCGCCGCCTCGGGATCGTGCTCGACCCGGCCAATTACCGGGTCGTCGGCTCCGGCGCTTCGGGCGCGGTCTACGGGCAGTTCGTCACCCTCGATAGCGTTTCGCTCGAAGGGAAAAGAGTCGAGCAGGTGTCCGGGGCGGTGCTCAAGGGCTCCGAGGTTTCGTTGCTCGGCCAGTCCTTCCTTTCGCGGATGGGCCATATCGAGATCAGCGGCGACCGGATGATCATTCGCTAA
- a CDS encoding DMT family transporter, which produces MNNVRQQPYLAFAAALLAIGALSTMDAVMKGLAQDLGAFATMCWRSVAATLLVAPIYFATRKRWPTARAMKLHLLRGTLMIPMSFLFFWGLALVPMAQAIALTFVAPLIALVLAALFLDEPVGKRMTGGSLLAFAGVVLIFIGQGRADLGDEALWGSIAILGSAICYAVNIVVMRRQAQNARPLEIAFFQFLVGGVGFWLAALAVGIPDYPQGAEGGLLLATLLAIAGMLLLAWAYARAGAAYLSATEYSGFLYAAVLGWLVFAEVPSLFTVAGATLIIAGCLLAAKTRKIEHPTLESQG; this is translated from the coding sequence ATGAATAACGTTCGCCAGCAGCCCTATCTCGCCTTTGCGGCCGCTTTGCTCGCGATAGGCGCACTGTCGACGATGGATGCCGTGATGAAGGGGCTGGCGCAGGACCTTGGGGCGTTCGCGACAATGTGCTGGCGCTCGGTGGCCGCGACGCTGCTGGTCGCACCTATCTATTTTGCGACGCGGAAGCGATGGCCGACGGCGCGGGCGATGAAGCTCCACCTGCTGCGCGGAACGCTGATGATACCGATGAGCTTCCTGTTCTTCTGGGGCCTGGCGCTGGTGCCGATGGCACAGGCGATCGCGCTGACCTTCGTCGCGCCGCTGATTGCGCTGGTGCTGGCGGCGCTATTCCTTGACGAGCCGGTCGGAAAACGCATGACCGGCGGATCGCTGCTTGCCTTCGCCGGTGTGGTGCTGATCTTCATCGGTCAAGGCCGCGCCGACCTTGGAGACGAGGCGTTGTGGGGATCGATTGCCATCCTCGGCTCGGCGATCTGCTACGCCGTCAACATCGTCGTCATGCGCAGGCAGGCGCAGAACGCCCGGCCGCTGGAAATCGCCTTCTTCCAGTTCCTGGTCGGCGGAGTCGGCTTCTGGCTCGCGGCGCTGGCCGTCGGCATTCCCGATTATCCGCAAGGGGCGGAGGGCGGCCTGCTTCTCGCGACGTTATTGGCGATTGCCGGGATGCTGCTGCTCGCCTGGGCCTATGCCCGCGCCGGGGCAGCCTACCTGTCGGCGACCGAGTATAGCGGTTTCCTCTATGCTGCCGTGCTGGGCTGGCTGGTGTTCGCGGAAGTGCCCTCGCTATTCACCGTTGCCGGCGCGACATTGATCATCGCCGGTTGCCTGTTGGCCGCGAAGACCCGCAAGATCGAACATCCGACGCTGGAAAGTCAGGGGTAA
- a CDS encoding multidrug efflux SMR transporter, with translation MAWFWLILGGLFEVGFTTSLRFVDGFRNWSWTLAFLVSVTISMALLEYAARTIPMGTAYAVWGGIGAVGTVLVGIAFFGEPAGLVRALLILVIVAAIAGLRLIS, from the coding sequence ATGGCGTGGTTCTGGCTGATACTGGGCGGGCTGTTCGAAGTCGGCTTCACCACATCGCTGCGGTTCGTCGACGGATTTCGCAATTGGTCATGGACGCTCGCCTTCCTCGTCTCGGTGACGATCAGCATGGCGCTTCTTGAGTATGCCGCGCGCACGATCCCGATGGGCACGGCCTACGCCGTTTGGGGCGGGATTGGCGCAGTGGGCACAGTGCTGGTCGGGATCGCATTCTTCGGCGAGCCGGCAGGGCTCGTCCGGGCGCTTCTCATCCTGGTCATTGTAGCGGCAATCGCCGGCTTGCGCCTGATTTCCTGA